A stretch of the Glycine soja cultivar W05 chromosome 13, ASM419377v2, whole genome shotgun sequence genome encodes the following:
- the LOC114382400 gene encoding 2-oxoglutarate-dependent dioxygenase DAO-like, with translation MEAIVPVVDFQRLSEEEERKKLRKTCEKPGCFRIINHSIPLTLMADMKSVVKYLHDLPTEIKMRNKPSVPESGYRAASPTSPLYEGMGIYDMHASPQAFEDFCSNLNVSPRHRQIIKEYGQAIHDLASNLSQKMAESLGIMDNDFKDWPFILRTIKYSFTPDVIGSTGAQLHSDTGFITLLQDDEHVSGLEMMDDFGSFKAVPPIPGAFLCIVGDVGHVWSNGKFWNARHRVICKETGTRYSFGAFMLSPRDGNVEAPKKLVEVDHVQRYRPFKYEDLRDFRITTGKRDGEVLDQYRIC, from the exons atggAGGCGATTGTTCCAGTGGTGGATTTCCAGAGGCTTTCAGAGGAAGAGGAGCGCAAGAAGCTGAGAAAAACATGTGAGAAACCAGGGTGTTTCAGAATCATCAACCACTCAATTCCACTAACACTCATGGCTGACATGAAGTCAGTGGTTAAATACTTGCATGACCTTCCCACGGAAATCAAAATGCGCAACAAACCCTCCGTCCCTGAGAGTGGCTATAGGGCGGCATCGCCAACAAGTCCTCTATACGAGGGCATGGGAATATATGACATGCATGCATCACCACAAGCATTTGAAGATTTCTGCTCCAACTTGAATGTGTCACCCCGTCACAG gCAAATAATAAAGGAATATGGTCAAGCAATTCATGACTTGGCATCAAATTTATCACAAAAAATGGCTGAGTCTTTGGGTATAATGGATAATGATTTCAAGGACTGGCCATTCATTTTGAGGACTATTAAATATAGTTTTACCCCAGATGTTATAGGCTCCACGGGAGCACAATTGCACTCAGATACAGGATTTATCACTCTACTTCAAGATGATGAACATGTTAGTGGTCTTGAGATGATGGATGATTTTGGCTCATTTAAGGCAGTTCCTCCCATACCAGGGGCCTTCCTTTGCATTGTTGGAGATGTTGGACAT GTTTGGAGCAATGGAAAATTTTGGAATGCCAGACATCGTGTAATATGCAAGGAAACGGGTACTCGTTATTCATTTGGTGCATTTATGTTATCACCAAGGGATGGTAATGTTGAGGCCCCAAAAAAATTGGTGGAAGTTGACCATGTACAACGCTATCGACCATTTAAGTACGAAGATTTGAGGGATTTCAGAATCACCACAGGAAAGAGGGATGGCGAAGTCCTTGATCAATATCGCATTTGTTAG